The following are encoded together in the Phenylobacterium sp. NIBR 498073 genome:
- the cobO gene encoding cob(I)yrinic acid a,c-diamide adenosyltransferase — MSDDEDRKNQEHKAAMQALKAEREAMMAEKTDEASGLLLVHTGDGKGKSTAAFGMVARALGWNQKVGIVQYIKGKWITGERQFFKRFPESVRYEVMGEGFTWDTQDRARDIAAAEAAWATSLEMLHDPELDLVLLDELNIALRYDYLDIAKVVADLQARPRDKHVVITGRNAKPELLAIADLVTEMTLVKHPFEQGVKAQRGIDF, encoded by the coding sequence ATGAGCGACGACGAAGACCGCAAGAACCAGGAACACAAGGCCGCCATGCAGGCGCTCAAGGCCGAGCGCGAGGCGATGATGGCCGAAAAGACCGACGAGGCGTCGGGCCTGCTGCTGGTCCACACCGGCGACGGCAAGGGCAAGTCGACGGCGGCGTTCGGCATGGTCGCCCGCGCCCTCGGCTGGAACCAGAAGGTCGGCATCGTCCAGTACATCAAGGGCAAGTGGATCACCGGCGAGCGTCAGTTCTTCAAGCGTTTCCCGGAGAGCGTCCGCTACGAGGTGATGGGCGAGGGGTTCACCTGGGACACCCAGGACCGCGCCCGCGACATCGCCGCGGCCGAGGCGGCCTGGGCGACCTCGCTGGAGATGCTGCACGATCCGGAGCTCGATCTTGTCCTGCTGGACGAGCTGAACATCGCCCTGCGCTACGACTATCTCGACATCGCCAAGGTGGTCGCCGACCTGCAGGCCCGCCCGCGCGACAAGCATGTCGTGATCACCGGCCGCAACGCCAAGCCGGAGCTGCTGGCCATCGCCGATCTCGTCACCGAGATGACCCTGGTCAAGCATCCGTTCGAGCAGGGCGTCAAGGCTCAGCGGGGCATCGACTTTTGA
- the cobT gene encoding nicotinate-nucleotide--dimethylbenzimidazole phosphoribosyltransferase — protein sequence MTPIVPLDRSQEAAFRALVDGKAKPPGALGKVEDLAVRLALIAGRPDPTFDKALLLVFAGDHGLNESGVSAYPSAVTTAMVATLLAGKASANAFAGAVGARVMVVDAGVDADLPPHPALIDAKVRKGTRNAEHGPALTPAEVESALAHGGAIARNAVEADGVQVLAVGEMGIGNSASAALVLHRLASAPLADCIGLGAGHDPQGLARKHAVLTAAAARTDATDPREVLAQFGGLEIIAMAGAILGAAATRTPVLIDGFIASTAALAAIRLDPACADFCIFTHRSAEKGHAVVLAAAGADPLLDLSMRLGEGTGALLALPMVRAAAALLREVASLDDVLAGRL from the coding sequence ATGACCCCGATCGTTCCGCTCGACCGCAGCCAGGAGGCGGCGTTCCGCGCCCTGGTCGACGGCAAGGCCAAGCCGCCGGGGGCCCTGGGCAAGGTTGAGGATCTCGCCGTCCGTCTGGCGCTGATCGCCGGCCGGCCCGACCCCACGTTCGACAAGGCGCTGCTGCTGGTGTTCGCCGGCGACCACGGCCTCAACGAGTCCGGCGTCTCGGCCTATCCGTCGGCCGTCACCACGGCGATGGTCGCCACCCTGCTGGCCGGCAAGGCCAGCGCCAACGCCTTCGCCGGCGCGGTCGGCGCACGGGTGATGGTGGTCGACGCGGGCGTTGACGCCGACCTGCCGCCGCATCCGGCGTTGATCGACGCCAAGGTCCGCAAGGGCACGCGCAACGCCGAGCATGGCCCGGCCCTGACGCCCGCCGAGGTGGAGAGCGCCCTGGCCCACGGCGGCGCCATCGCCCGCAACGCCGTCGAGGCCGATGGCGTGCAGGTGCTGGCGGTCGGCGAGATGGGCATCGGCAACAGCGCCAGCGCCGCCCTGGTCCTGCACCGCCTGGCCTCCGCGCCGCTGGCCGACTGCATCGGCCTGGGCGCCGGCCACGACCCGCAGGGCCTGGCCCGCAAGCATGCGGTGCTGACCGCCGCCGCCGCCCGTACCGATGCGACCGACCCGCGCGAGGTGCTGGCGCAGTTCGGCGGGCTGGAGATCATCGCCATGGCCGGCGCGATCCTGGGCGCGGCGGCGACGCGGACGCCGGTGCTGATCGATGGCTTCATCGCCTCGACCGCCGCGCTCGCGGCGATCCGGCTTGACCCGGCCTGCGCCGACTTCTGCATCTTCACCCACCGCTCGGCCGAGAAGGGCCACGCCGTCGTTCTGGCCGCGGCCGGGGCCGATCCGCTGCTCGACCTCTCGATGCGGCTGGGCGAGGGGACCGGCGCGCTGTTGGCCCTGCCGATGGTCCGCGCCGCCGCGGCCCTGCTGCGCGAGGTCGCCAGCCTCGACGACGTGCTGGCCGGACGCCTGTGA
- a CDS encoding ABC transporter substrate-binding protein translates to MLTRRSALAAGAVVGLGGAATAREPRRVVSLNPCLDVILVHVADRAQIAAISHYSHEPSSSSIGPAGATYPFTYESAEEVLALRPDLVLTGRHSSPATRAALKRLGIRAELFAVPNTVEESLDQVRQVARAVHRPKRGEAVVAQVRAALAAATPPPGTPRLSALTYQAGGFATAPGTMMDEMMRRCGLDNAAARYGLKRTGDVPLELLVADPPDVLLAGQAEPGAPTWADRVLTHPALSRVATRMHRATFPQQLTFCGGPVLIETARMLAKARGDALAKRRGA, encoded by the coding sequence ATGCTCACCCGGCGTTCGGCGCTCGCCGCGGGCGCCGTGGTGGGCCTCGGCGGGGCGGCGACGGCGCGTGAGCCGCGGCGCGTGGTCTCGCTCAATCCCTGCCTGGACGTGATCCTGGTCCACGTCGCCGACCGCGCCCAGATCGCCGCCATCAGCCACTATTCGCACGAGCCCAGCTCCTCCAGCATCGGTCCGGCCGGCGCGACCTATCCCTTCACCTACGAGAGCGCCGAGGAGGTCTTGGCTTTGCGGCCCGACCTGGTGCTGACCGGCCGCCACTCCTCGCCGGCCACCCGCGCGGCGCTGAAACGCCTGGGCATCCGCGCTGAACTGTTCGCCGTCCCCAACACGGTCGAGGAGAGCCTCGATCAGGTGCGCCAGGTGGCCCGCGCCGTCCATCGCCCCAAACGCGGCGAGGCGGTGGTCGCCCAGGTCCGCGCCGCGCTCGCCGCCGCCACGCCGCCGCCCGGCACGCCGCGGCTCTCGGCGCTGACCTACCAGGCCGGCGGCTTTGCGACCGCGCCGGGCACCATGATGGACGAGATGATGCGCCGCTGCGGGCTCGACAACGCCGCCGCCCGCTATGGCCTCAAGCGCACCGGCGACGTGCCGCTGGAACTGTTGGTCGCTGATCCGCCGGACGTGCTGCTGGCCGGACAGGCCGAGCCCGGCGCCCCGACCTGGGCCGACCGTGTCCTCACCCATCCGGCCCTGTCGCGGGTCGCGACCCGCATGCACCGCGCGACCTTCCCCCAGCAGCTGACCTTCTGCGGCGGCCCGGTGCTGATCGAGACCGCCCGCATGCTGGCCAAGGCCCGCGGAGACGCGCTGGCCAAGCGGAGGGGAGCATGA
- the cbiB gene encoding adenosylcobinamide-phosphate synthase CbiB, protein MAADPWIVLAAAAVEGVFGYPRRLPHPVVWIGAALRRLDAALNRGGDVRRRLAGVLTLLIVAGLAGGAGWCLDRSLHGWALILTIALGSTGLAARSLYDHVAAVSKALDPDTNLPAARAAVAMIVGRDTAALDEGGVAAAALESLAESFNDGVVAPLFWFLLGGLAGLFAYKAVNTADSMIGHREEPYRCFGWAAARTDDLMNLIPARIAGGLIALVAGRGWKVMLRDAGKHASPNSGWPEAAMAGALGVRLGGPASYDGVPHDRPSFGDGPRPSALDLTRGLGLYLRACAVLAAALAVGGLLWPR, encoded by the coding sequence GTGGCGGCTGATCCCTGGATCGTGCTGGCCGCCGCCGCGGTCGAGGGCGTCTTCGGCTATCCGCGGCGTCTGCCGCATCCGGTGGTCTGGATCGGCGCGGCCCTGCGCCGGCTGGACGCCGCCCTCAACCGCGGCGGCGACGTCCGTCGGCGGCTCGCCGGGGTCCTGACCCTGCTGATCGTCGCCGGGCTGGCCGGGGGCGCCGGCTGGTGCCTCGACAGGTCCCTGCACGGCTGGGCGCTGATCCTGACGATAGCGCTGGGTTCCACGGGCCTCGCCGCCCGCAGCCTCTACGACCACGTGGCGGCGGTCAGCAAGGCGCTGGACCCTGACACGAACCTGCCCGCCGCCCGCGCCGCCGTGGCTATGATCGTCGGCCGCGACACCGCCGCCCTGGACGAAGGCGGCGTCGCCGCCGCGGCCCTGGAGAGCCTGGCCGAAAGCTTCAACGACGGCGTCGTCGCCCCGTTGTTCTGGTTCCTGCTCGGCGGTCTCGCCGGCCTTTTCGCCTATAAGGCGGTCAACACCGCCGACAGCATGATCGGCCACCGCGAGGAGCCCTATCGCTGCTTCGGCTGGGCCGCCGCCAGGACCGACGACCTGATGAACCTGATCCCGGCCCGCATCGCCGGCGGCCTGATCGCCCTCGTCGCCGGCCGCGGCTGGAAGGTCATGCTGCGCGACGCTGGCAAGCACGCCTCGCCCAATTCGGGCTGGCCCGAGGCGGCGATGGCCGGCGCGCTGGGCGTGCGGCTCGGCGGCCCGGCCAGCTATGACGGCGTTCCCCACGACCGCCCGAGCTTCGGTGACGGGCCGCGGCCGTCGGCCCTGGACCTGACGCGGGGGCTTGGGCTCTATCTGCGCGCCTGCGCGGTCCTCGCCGCCGCGCTCGCCGTCGGAGGACTGCTGTGGCCGCGTTGA
- a CDS encoding ABC transporter ATP-binding protein, whose translation MSRLQAHGVQVRLGGKAVVDGVTAAFDSGTVTAILGPNGAGKSTLLSCLAGLRRPQAGQVALDHDDVIAMAPRARARRIGVLPQTQEVAWAVEARILVGLGRTPFIGSSGLSLEDAAAIDRAMAAAGVVELADRDVTTLSGGERGRVLIARALAGEPEWLLADEPLTGLDPGHQLDAGELFRSLAHDQGKGVIVTLHDLSLAARIADRIIVMAAGQVLADGPPAQALSPQVMARAYGVRARVVEGQGGPLIEIVGRGG comes from the coding sequence ATGAGCCGCCTGCAAGCCCACGGCGTCCAGGTCCGCCTCGGCGGCAAGGCCGTGGTCGACGGCGTCACCGCCGCCTTCGACAGTGGGACGGTCACCGCCATCCTCGGCCCCAACGGCGCCGGCAAATCGACCTTGCTCAGCTGCCTGGCCGGTCTGCGTAGGCCGCAGGCGGGCCAGGTCGCCCTCGATCATGACGACGTCATCGCCATGGCCCCGCGGGCCCGCGCCCGCCGCATCGGCGTGCTGCCGCAAACCCAGGAGGTCGCCTGGGCGGTCGAGGCGCGGATCCTGGTAGGCCTCGGCCGCACGCCGTTCATCGGCTCCAGCGGCCTGTCGCTCGAGGACGCCGCCGCCATCGACCGGGCCATGGCCGCCGCCGGCGTGGTCGAGCTGGCCGACCGCGACGTCACCACCCTGTCGGGCGGAGAGCGAGGCCGCGTGCTGATCGCCCGCGCCCTGGCCGGCGAACCCGAATGGCTGCTGGCCGACGAACCGCTGACCGGCCTCGATCCCGGCCACCAGCTCGACGCCGGCGAGCTGTTCCGCAGCCTGGCCCACGACCAGGGCAAGGGCGTGATCGTCACCCTGCACGACCTGTCGCTGGCGGCCCGCATCGCCGACCGGATCATCGTCATGGCGGCCGGCCAGGTTCTGGCCGACGGTCCGCCGGCGCAGGCGCTGTCGCCGCAGGTCATGGCCCGCGCCTACGGCGTCCGCGCCCGCGTGGTCGAGGGGCAGGGCGGCCCGCTGATCGAGATCGTCGGGCGTGGCGGCTGA
- a CDS encoding aminotransferase class I/II-fold pyridoxal phosphate-dependent enzyme: MSAPGSDREAGAFLRHGGRLAAARGAFPDAPAPWLDLSTGINPRPYPARRAHPAALRRLPDPEEVAALEAAAAAAFGVSPDRVAATPGTEAALRALPRVLGARSAAIVSPTYGGHAEAWRLAGARVSQGSWDEARHSAAEAVVLVNPNNPDGAHVRGPDLGDRWLIVDEAFVETVPELSVAPRLFSSPVTTGEGGGRRAGRTVVLRSFGKFYGLPGVRLGFVIAEPGLAGRIGAQFGDWPVSAEAIAAGLAAYTDDAWRERTRLRLARDAARLDALLGANGFEVLGGTSLFRLAAAPDAGRRFEALARRGVLTRPFPDQPTWLRFGLPKPKDWPRLKAALEGSRR, encoded by the coding sequence GTGTCCGCGCCCGGTTCTGATCGCGAGGCGGGGGCCTTCCTCCGCCACGGCGGCCGCCTGGCCGCGGCGCGCGGCGCGTTCCCGGACGCGCCCGCGCCTTGGCTCGACCTGTCGACGGGGATCAACCCGCGGCCCTATCCGGCCCGGCGGGCCCATCCGGCCGCCTTGCGGCGTCTGCCCGACCCGGAGGAGGTGGCGGCGCTCGAGGCCGCCGCCGCCGCTGCGTTCGGGGTCTCGCCCGACCGCGTCGCCGCGACCCCGGGAACCGAGGCGGCGCTGCGAGCGCTGCCTCGGGTGCTGGGCGCCCGCTCGGCGGCGATCGTTTCGCCGACCTACGGCGGACACGCTGAGGCCTGGCGGCTGGCCGGCGCGCGGGTCTCCCAAGGCTCCTGGGACGAAGCGCGCCATAGCGCCGCCGAGGCGGTGGTGCTGGTCAATCCGAACAATCCGGATGGCGCGCATGTCCGGGGGCCGGACCTCGGCGATCGCTGGCTGATCGTCGACGAGGCCTTCGTCGAGACCGTCCCGGAACTGAGTGTCGCACCGCGTCTCTTTTCCTCTCCCGTCACGACGGGGGAGGGGGGAGGCAGGCGCGCGGGCCGCACCGTCGTCCTGCGCTCGTTCGGCAAGTTCTACGGCCTGCCAGGCGTGCGGCTCGGCTTCGTGATCGCCGAGCCGGGCTTGGCCGGACGCATCGGCGCCCAGTTCGGCGACTGGCCGGTCAGCGCCGAGGCCATCGCCGCCGGGCTCGCGGCCTATACGGACGACGCCTGGCGGGAGCGCACCCGCCTGCGCCTGGCCCGCGACGCCGCGCGCCTGGACGCGCTGCTCGGCGCCAACGGCTTCGAGGTGCTGGGCGGGACCTCGCTGTTCCGGCTGGCCGCCGCACCGGACGCCGGACGGCGGTTTGAGGCGCTCGCCCGCCGCGGCGTGCTCACCCGCCCCTTTCCCGATCAGCCGACCTGGCTCAGGTTCGGTTTGCCGAAACCCAAGGATTGGCCGCGCCTCAAGGCGGCCCTGGAGGGCTCCCGCCGATGA
- a CDS encoding cobyric acid synthase: protein MAALMIQGCGSDVGKSVLVAGLCRVFANQGLRVRPFKPQNMSNNAAVTIDGGEIGRAQALQAIACRTPATVDMNPVLLKPQSDVGAQLVVRGRMAGTWQARGYQARKAALLDVVLQSFRTLKDESDLVIVEGAGSPAEINLRAGDIANMGFARAAQVPVVLVGDIDRGHVIAALVGAHTVLEPEDREMIAGFLINKFRGDPSLFDDGRAEIARRTGWADLGMAPWLAAARGLPAEDAVVLERAGVGAARKVKIVAPMLSRIANFDDFDPLRAEPEVEFGFVPPGSPLPGDADLVILPGTKATIADLAFLRAQGWDIDLAAHARRGGRVLGICGGFQMLGRSIADPDGVEGAPGAAEGLGLLDVETVLTGDKVLRPAAGRLVSGAPFAGYEIHVGRTTGPGLRRPLLVRQDGAGEGAVSADGRIAGAYVHGLFDGAQARASLLAELGAASDGLDQIARVDAALDEIAAVLQSAFDIPRLAAIAGLEPRA from the coding sequence GTGGCCGCGTTGATGATCCAGGGATGCGGCTCGGACGTCGGCAAGTCGGTGCTGGTCGCCGGCCTCTGCCGGGTGTTCGCCAACCAGGGCCTGCGCGTGCGCCCCTTCAAGCCGCAGAACATGTCGAACAACGCCGCGGTCACCATCGACGGCGGCGAGATCGGCCGCGCCCAGGCCCTGCAGGCCATCGCCTGCCGCACCCCGGCGACCGTCGACATGAACCCCGTCCTGCTCAAGCCGCAGAGCGACGTCGGCGCCCAGCTCGTCGTTCGCGGCCGGATGGCCGGGACCTGGCAGGCGCGCGGCTACCAGGCGCGCAAGGCTGCCCTGCTAGACGTCGTGCTGCAGAGCTTCCGCACCCTGAAGGACGAGAGCGACCTGGTGATCGTCGAGGGCGCCGGCAGCCCGGCCGAGATCAACCTGCGGGCCGGCGACATCGCCAATATGGGCTTCGCCCGCGCCGCCCAGGTGCCCGTCGTGCTGGTCGGCGACATCGACCGCGGCCACGTGATCGCCGCCCTGGTCGGCGCCCACACGGTGCTGGAGCCGGAGGACCGCGAGATGATCGCCGGCTTCCTGATCAACAAGTTCCGCGGCGATCCCAGCCTGTTCGACGACGGCCGCGCAGAGATCGCCCGCCGCACCGGCTGGGCCGACCTCGGCATGGCCCCCTGGCTGGCCGCCGCCCGCGGGCTGCCGGCCGAGGACGCGGTGGTGCTCGAGCGTGCCGGCGTTGGGGCCGCCCGCAAGGTGAAGATTGTCGCGCCGATGCTCTCGCGCATCGCCAACTTCGACGACTTCGATCCGCTGCGGGCCGAGCCCGAGGTCGAGTTCGGCTTCGTGCCGCCCGGCTCGCCATTGCCCGGCGACGCCGACCTGGTGATCCTGCCGGGGACCAAGGCCACCATCGCCGACCTGGCCTTCCTGCGCGCCCAGGGCTGGGACATCGATCTTGCCGCGCACGCGCGCCGCGGCGGGCGGGTCCTGGGCATCTGCGGCGGCTTCCAGATGCTGGGACGCTCCATCGCCGATCCCGACGGCGTCGAGGGGGCCCCCGGCGCGGCCGAAGGCCTTGGTCTGCTCGACGTCGAGACCGTGCTGACCGGCGACAAGGTGCTGCGCCCGGCCGCCGGCCGACTGGTTTCAGGCGCGCCGTTCGCCGGCTACGAGATCCACGTCGGCCGCACCACCGGGCCCGGTCTGCGCCGCCCGCTGCTGGTCCGCCAGGACGGGGCGGGTGAGGGCGCAGTCTCGGCCGACGGCAGGATCGCCGGCGCCTATGTCCATGGCCTGTTCGACGGCGCCCAGGCGCGCGCCTCGCTGCTGGCCGAGCTTGGGGCGGCGTCCGACGGCCTCGACCAGATCGCGCGGGTGGACGCGGCGCTGGACGAGATCGCCGCTGTCCTGCAGTCCGCCTTCGATATCCCCCGCCTGGCGGCCATCGCCGGCCTGGAGCCCCGTGCATGA
- a CDS encoding iron ABC transporter permease, whose product MSKRRATLIALGGLLVLLSMVSMAAGRVWVPLSDWLNPADPRWSIIFELRLPRTILAVAVGAALGMAGAAMQGYTRNPLADPGALGVSSMGALGAVLTLYLGAGAAEPWVITAFAMLGALVAVFLLLALSGRASSIVTFILAGVILQTMAGAGVALALSLAPNPWAVNEIVNWLMGSLADRSLPEVQTALPLIVLGCLLLLATGRSLDALTLGETGARSLGVNMSRVRWMLALGVAFTAGASVAVTGVIGFVGLIVPHLLRPLVGARPGGLMWPSALGGAVLVLAADIAVRLTPAAGEVKLGVAMAVLGGPFFFALLLSLRRRIA is encoded by the coding sequence ATGAGCAAAAGACGCGCGACTCTCATCGCCCTCGGCGGCCTACTGGTGCTGCTGTCCATGGTCAGCATGGCCGCCGGCCGGGTCTGGGTGCCGCTATCCGATTGGCTGAACCCCGCCGATCCGCGCTGGTCGATCATCTTCGAGCTGCGGTTGCCGCGCACCATCCTGGCCGTCGCCGTCGGCGCGGCGCTCGGCATGGCCGGCGCGGCCATGCAGGGCTACACGCGCAATCCGCTGGCCGATCCCGGCGCCCTGGGCGTCTCCTCGATGGGCGCGCTCGGTGCGGTGCTGACCCTCTATCTCGGCGCCGGCGCGGCCGAGCCCTGGGTGATCACCGCCTTCGCCATGCTCGGCGCCCTGGTCGCGGTGTTCCTGCTGCTGGCCCTCTCGGGCCGCGCCTCCAGCATCGTCACCTTCATCCTGGCCGGGGTGATCCTGCAGACCATGGCCGGCGCCGGCGTCGCTCTGGCGCTGAGCCTGGCCCCCAACCCCTGGGCGGTGAACGAGATCGTCAACTGGCTGATGGGCTCGCTCGCCGACCGCAGCCTGCCCGAGGTGCAGACCGCCCTGCCGCTGATCGTGCTCGGCTGTCTCCTGCTGCTGGCCACCGGCCGCAGTCTCGACGCCCTGACCCTGGGCGAGACGGGCGCCCGCTCGCTCGGCGTCAATATGAGCCGGGTGCGCTGGATGCTGGCGCTCGGCGTCGCCTTCACCGCCGGGGCCAGCGTGGCGGTCACCGGCGTCATCGGCTTCGTCGGCCTGATCGTGCCGCACCTGCTGCGTCCGCTGGTCGGGGCGCGGCCCGGCGGCCTGATGTGGCCCAGCGCGCTCGGCGGCGCGGTGCTGGTGCTCGCCGCCGACATCGCCGTGCGGCTGACCCCCGCCGCCGGCGAGGTGAAGCTGGGCGTCGCCATGGCCGTGCTGGGCGGACCGTTCTTCTTCGCCCTGCTGCTCTCCCTGCGCCGGAGGATCGCATGA